The DNA segment GAGAGCTCCGATGAAGAAGGCAAACCCAGAAGTTCGTCAATTCAGATGTGTcaggtaattatttttttagactaCATTTTTATAAGGCTAGATGTGATCATGGATCCAAGTTGTCGGAATAAAGTGTTAATGATGGGTCAAAAAatccaaattaataaatattctctCTCTcccataatgaagaagaaaacagatatatatatatatatatatattatttattatacattgAATCTAAATAGGCATGCCAATCTCTTTCAGATCATCATCCAACGACAGATAAACTTCGTCTAGCCACGAAAGCTCTGATCCACtgccatcatcatcatcatccctATAGCAGTCTACACTTTGTTGAGACCTGATCTTCTCATAGACTCTGCACAAAACGCACTTGCTCCAACTTTGATCCTGTTAGggacaaaatttaattaaatagaataCACTCATCAATATTCTCTGCCAACCATATATAATTAACTGgctttacaaattaattaaataaagtcacttacatgttttcttcttctcctaacACTTCGATATGAGGCAGTGTCAAACTCAGAGGAACATATATGATATTCTTGCATTACCCAACTGGTTTCAGTGCCCTGTGGAGCTTCACCAATGTGGAATACCAAGTACTTCTTCATTCCCACTTCCTTATCAAAGGTTGACAATATAGGTTTCGTGACACCTGTGTCCTTCCAATACCCATTTTCAGTGGTTCTGTTTTCATTCACTTTGGTAAAGAAATAGTACTGATTTCCACTTAACAACGCCTTACCTGTAAATATTACACATATATCCACACATTCTATATAGTAAGTTTAATGATTAAGCATTAatcatgtaaaataattttatattatcaattaattataatttagtttgatatattattaaaacaatcattataaaaaataattaatttatcataaacgataatttataattaaataaaatataaaattattttatgttgttggaTCTACTCTCTCTTGTATAGTTATGTCACTAAATAAACATATAACATATGATCaatgtataatttaaaaataaaaaaaaagaacagtaATTACAATAATTGAGTGAGgacacttaattaattaatttattaagaataCCATTTAGTTCCCAAGGATCATCAAGCTGAGACGGATCGAGATCGGGAATGATGTTGGGATGATAAGGAATAAGAGAAGCCTTACAATAAAGAAAGTGAACAACAAGTTCTTCATCAGTTGGAGAGAACAAAAACCCAGGAGGAAGGTTGATGCTTTCATCTTCCATCTTCTATATGTTGTTGAATTATTTAGTGGAATTTGGCACTACaatttagttataatttgtcactatatataatagaaagaaagagaggTCTAGAGAGAGGGATTTTGGTGGattgattattattaaaaaaaggagTGAGTTTCTGTAAGAAAGGCGGCGGTACGTGTAATACCATCATAAGAAAGTAGGACCAATTGATGGAAAAAGCCGGCCAAGGAAGCTAACAAAATAAGCTAGCCACAATATTGATAATTTAAgttaacattaaattattatattaccCCATATAGTTAGTTATATAACTAGGAAGGATAAGGATTAAGGCACCTGATGAGACCCACCTTTATGTGCATGgttcattaaattttttcacGTTTATTTAATTATCGGTTCTTTTCTCTTAACCTTACTGGCATAATCCATGACAATGATGACACTATAGGGTTTCCCACCATTTAATTATTGCAGTTGCATGCAGATTCACACAAGGTATATGCCGATAAGATGTGATATTTCGCCCCAACATCACATAAGGAATTTTGTTCATCTTATtaattagagtttttttttttatgagtaatGTCATTCttgctttttatttaatttacagcattaatattttaaactcatttttttatatcattgtactacatttttttattatatgttttttaacTCTCTCCATATTATAAAAGTGTTACGTAAAAGATAAGAGTGCGATTTGATTactcaaattatattattatatctgAAGAGACAGACATAAAAAGTGTTCCCTAATTTCTCTCtgtataattttatagtttgaaaAACTAAGAATGAGGGGGGTCTGAGTAATTAATACTAAAACATTCCAATATTTGTACTTATATGGATCAAACAGCAATTTTAAGTTCAGTTAAAAACTAAATCTTTAAAGAAAATAACCAATAATTTATATGAATCTTTTATCCATCATATATAAAATCtcttaaagtaattaatttctTCCAATTGGTTCGCATATTTCTCTTTTCAtagaaataaaactaaaacttaTAACAGTCTTCCTCATAATCAATTTTCtgtcattttctctttaatcaaTATCTATTCGTATAAACCTAAATTCAATTGTCAtcttacataaaaaaaactgcCATCTGTAAGAAAAACCCACGTAGAAAAGTAATCATAGAAAGATATCTTTGTCAGTGACATCTGTCTCGGATCTGGTCCAAATAATTTTACAAGTGTGTGGATGTGGAGACAACGAGCCACTTTGACatgcaagagaaaaaaaaggctcTCTTGAGTAACACGCGTCAAAATGAAAGCGTTAATTGCTCATCGTTGCGCCATATGTTCACATGTACCTTTCATTATAGTTAGCCTCACATGAAAGTTAAAACTATAAGGCTGCTGCTGATAGCTGACGTACAACTTGACACTCTAAAAATCATCAATTCCATAGGCATGCAAATAATCCATTTGTCATATTAATCATTTGCAGCGTTAGATCGAGTTGGACGATAAACATAATTGAGGTTCTAT comes from the Glycine soja cultivar W05 chromosome 6, ASM419377v2, whole genome shotgun sequence genome and includes:
- the LOC114415791 gene encoding NAC domain-containing protein 104-like isoform X1, which codes for MEDESINLPPGFLFSPTDEELVVHFLYCKASLIPYHPNIIPDLDPSQLDDPWELNGKALLSGNQYYFFTKVNENRTTENGYWKDTGVTKPILSTFDKEVGMKKYLVFHIGEAPQGTETSWVMQEYHICSSEFDTASYRSVRRRRKHDQSWSKCVLCRVYEKIRSQQSVDCYRDDDDDGSGSELSWLDEVYLSLDDDLKEIGMPI
- the LOC114415791 gene encoding NAC domain-containing protein 104-like isoform X2, which translates into the protein MEDESINLPPGFLFSPTDEELVVHFLYCKALLSGNQYYFFTKVNENRTTENGYWKDTGVTKPILSTFDKEVGMKKYLVFHIGEAPQGTETSWVMQEYHICSSEFDTASYRSVRRRRKHDQSWSKCVLCRVYEKIRSQQSVDCYRDDDDDGSGSELSWLDEVYLSLDDDLKEIGMPI